A region from the Halosolutus gelatinilyticus genome encodes:
- a CDS encoding shikimate dehydrogenase encodes MDVYGLLGNPVGHSLSPPMHEAAYDELDIDARYVTFEPDRDAIEGAIDGAKALGIAGLNVTIPFKRDVLDLVEADELASRIGAVNTIDFSGDVPTGHNTDAVGAMRALRDHDLAIDGADAVVVGAGGAGRAISFGLADAGASVAIANRTESTARDLADEVPGAAGHGLDALAALLDEADVLINATSVGMEADATPVPKDALHADLAVMDAVYRPLETRLLRDAAAIGATPVDGAWMLLYQGVEAFERWTGRTAPIDAMNDALRSRL; translated from the coding sequence ATGGACGTGTACGGGCTGCTCGGCAATCCGGTCGGCCACTCGTTGTCACCACCGATGCACGAGGCGGCGTACGACGAACTCGACATCGACGCGCGGTACGTCACCTTCGAACCCGATCGGGACGCGATCGAGGGCGCGATCGACGGCGCCAAAGCGCTCGGAATCGCGGGACTGAACGTGACGATCCCGTTCAAGCGGGACGTCCTCGACCTCGTCGAGGCCGACGAGCTGGCGAGCCGGATCGGCGCGGTCAACACGATCGACTTCTCCGGCGACGTCCCGACGGGCCACAACACGGACGCCGTCGGGGCCATGCGCGCGCTCCGGGATCACGACCTCGCGATCGACGGCGCGGACGCGGTCGTCGTCGGCGCCGGCGGGGCCGGGCGGGCGATCTCGTTCGGCCTCGCGGACGCGGGCGCGTCGGTCGCGATCGCGAACCGGACCGAGTCGACGGCCCGCGACCTCGCGGACGAGGTGCCGGGCGCGGCGGGTCACGGTCTCGACGCGCTCGCGGCCCTGCTCGACGAGGCCGACGTGCTGATCAACGCGACCAGCGTTGGAATGGAAGCGGACGCCACCCCGGTCCCGAAGGACGCGCTCCACGCGGATCTCGCCGTCATGGACGCCGTTTACCGGCCCCTCGAGACGCGACTACTGCGCGACGCGGCAGCTATCGGCGCGACGCCCGTCGACGGCGCGTGGATGCTGCTGTATCAGGGCGTCGAGGCGTTCGAACGCTGGACGGGTCGAACGGCGCCGATCGACGCGATGAACGACGCGCTCCGATCCCGGCTGTAA
- a CDS encoding helix-hairpin-helix domain-containing protein: protein MAILQKLKSLLGFDDSGSERGDTRDVGVTVERERTGRDEPSTTESDESESPAAETTTAGSTESIVDSADADEAAEPGEATGPSETDAAPTEEKTPDDGDSTPTGEQPAAESEASESPAPSAPKDEAEPAEDEDEALVDEAEAETDSKAEAEVDEAETDEPEAEPEPETEDASEPVDVIKGIGPAYADRLTDAGVETVADLAAADAEELESQTDISEKRIQGWIDRAEVR from the coding sequence ATGGCAATCCTCCAAAAGCTGAAGTCGCTGTTGGGGTTCGACGACTCGGGCTCGGAGCGGGGAGACACTCGTGACGTCGGCGTCACCGTCGAGCGGGAGCGGACGGGGCGAGACGAACCGAGCACCACCGAATCCGACGAGTCGGAATCCCCGGCAGCCGAGACGACGACCGCGGGATCGACCGAATCGATCGTCGACTCGGCCGACGCCGACGAGGCGGCGGAACCGGGCGAAGCGACCGGTCCGAGCGAGACGGACGCGGCTCCGACCGAAGAGAAAACGCCGGATGACGGCGATTCGACGCCGACGGGCGAGCAGCCCGCCGCCGAGTCCGAGGCGTCCGAATCGCCGGCGCCGAGCGCGCCGAAAGACGAAGCCGAACCGGCGGAAGACGAGGACGAAGCCCTCGTCGACGAAGCCGAAGCGGAAACGGATTCGAAAGCCGAAGCCGAGGTCGACGAAGCTGAGACCGACGAACCTGAAGCCGAGCCCGAACCCGAGACCGAGGACGCGAGCGAACCGGTCGACGTCATCAAGGGGATCGGCCCGGCCTACGCCGATCGACTGACCGACGCCGGCGTCGAGACCGTCGCGGACCTCGCGGCCGCCGACGCCGAGGAGCTCGAATCGCAGACCGACATCTCCGAGAAGCGCATCCAGGGCTGGATCGATCGGGCCGAAGTCAGGTAG
- a CDS encoding anthranilate synthase component I family protein — protein sequence MSDPRVVTTLDAVRTVVRDRLERAETDESTARGGRPFRVPIEVRATVSDPFLAYRRARSGDDGVFLETTGGQPGWGYFGVDPVDRLTVGPDAVPRTDGDSPTLSALEGLLGTDRLARGDCDVPYPCGAVGWLSYDVARELEALPDSAVDDRGLPRLEAAVFDRLAAWKEPADGEVTLRITACPRVDATEGDGDAAATVDRNAITEDAIAVAYERGCDRALDLARAALEGDPTVGDPSVSTPEATFESDCGSEAFADRVRRAKSYIRDGDTFQANISQRLTAPAAVHPAEAYDALRRVNPAPYSCLIEFRSADLVSASPELLLEYEERGSSKSSSGAGRSPRSRPEEASGEERPASGRRPRERDGDFVRTEPIAGTRPRGATSEEDAALEDDLRTDEKERAEHAMLVDLERNDLGKVCEFGSVAVDEYRRIDRYSEVMHLVSNVTGRLRPDETLADAIAAVFPGGTITGAPKPRTMEIIDELEATRRGPYTGGVGVFGFDGRATLNIVIRTLVRHADEYHLRVGAGIVHDSDPDREYDETLAKARALIAAVDEALGERAGMALEADGDETDGNVTDSNETNGGDGTNEPTPLDGRGGDSDA from the coding sequence ATGAGCGATCCGCGCGTCGTCACCACACTGGACGCCGTTCGGACCGTCGTTCGCGATCGCCTCGAACGCGCCGAAACGGACGAGTCGACGGCGCGCGGCGGCCGTCCGTTCAGGGTGCCGATCGAGGTCCGGGCCACGGTCTCCGATCCGTTTCTCGCCTACCGACGGGCGCGATCGGGCGACGACGGCGTCTTCCTGGAGACGACCGGCGGGCAGCCCGGGTGGGGCTACTTCGGGGTCGATCCGGTCGATCGGCTCACCGTCGGCCCCGACGCGGTACCTCGAACGGATGGTGACTCCCCGACGCTGTCGGCGCTGGAGGGACTGCTCGGTACCGATCGCCTCGCCCGCGGCGACTGTGACGTGCCGTACCCCTGCGGCGCGGTCGGCTGGCTCTCCTACGACGTCGCCCGCGAACTCGAGGCGCTTCCCGATTCGGCGGTCGACGATCGCGGGCTGCCGCGGCTCGAGGCGGCCGTCTTCGATCGGCTCGCGGCGTGGAAGGAACCGGCGGATGGCGAGGTCACGCTGCGGATCACCGCCTGTCCGCGGGTCGACGCGACCGAGGGCGACGGCGATGCGGCGGCCACTGTCGACCGGAACGCGATCACCGAGGACGCGATCGCCGTCGCCTACGAGCGGGGCTGCGACCGCGCGCTCGACCTCGCCCGGGCTGCGCTGGAGGGCGACCCGACCGTCGGCGATCCGTCCGTCTCGACGCCGGAAGCGACCTTCGAGAGCGACTGCGGGAGCGAGGCGTTCGCCGATCGGGTGCGGCGAGCGAAGTCGTACATCCGCGACGGCGACACCTTCCAGGCGAATATCTCACAGCGATTGACCGCACCCGCCGCGGTCCACCCGGCCGAGGCATACGACGCCCTTCGGCGGGTGAACCCGGCGCCGTACTCCTGCCTGATCGAGTTCCGATCGGCCGACCTGGTGAGCGCGAGTCCTGAACTCTTGCTGGAGTACGAGGAGCGTGGTTCCTCGAAGTCCTCGAGCGGTGCGGGGCGCTCACCTCGTTCGCGCCCCGAGGAAGCGAGCGGGGAGGAACGACCCGCGAGCGGACGGCGTCCGCGAGAGCGCGACGGCGACTTCGTCCGAACGGAACCGATCGCGGGGACTCGCCCACGCGGCGCGACGTCCGAGGAGGACGCGGCGCTGGAAGACGACCTCCGGACCGACGAGAAGGAGCGCGCCGAACACGCGATGCTGGTCGACCTCGAACGGAACGACCTCGGAAAGGTCTGCGAGTTCGGCTCCGTCGCGGTCGACGAGTACCGTCGGATCGATCGCTACTCCGAGGTCATGCACCTCGTCTCGAACGTCACCGGCCGACTTCGCCCGGACGAGACGCTCGCGGACGCGATCGCGGCCGTCTTCCCCGGCGGGACGATTACGGGGGCGCCGAAACCCAGAACCATGGAGATCATCGACGAACTCGAAGCGACCCGTCGCGGCCCCTACACGGGCGGCGTCGGCGTCTTCGGCTTCGACGGTCGAGCCACGCTGAACATCGTCATCCGCACGCTCGTCCGCCACGCGGACGAGTACCACCTGCGGGTCGGCGCCGGGATCGTCCACGACTCCGACCCCGATCGGGAGTACGACGAGACGCTGGCCAAAGCTCGCGCCCTGATCGCGGCGGTCGACGAGGCGCTGGGCGAGCGGGCCGGAATGGCGCTAGAAGCTGACGGCGACGAGACGGACGGCAATGTGACGGATAGCAACGAGACGAACGGCGGCGATGGAACGAACGAACCGACTCCCCTCGACGGACGCGGCGGTGATTCGGATGCGTGA
- a CDS encoding anthranilate synthase component II, which yields MREVAAGSETGGSVDARILVIDNYDSFAYNLVQYVGEVADEVIVRRNDAIDLAGVRDLDPTGIVVSPGPGTPEEAGISIPLFAETEYPILGVCLGHQALCAANGAPVVHAPEVVHGKPSVVSHDGDGIFAGLPADFRVGRYHSLAVDRDDLPASLAETARTTDDRGVLMAVRHRENPHVGVQFHPESILTRARDEAAGGDGISLALGKRMIANFCRLAADERSGGTGGAPPFDRQP from the coding sequence ATGCGTGAGGTCGCGGCGGGATCCGAGACGGGTGGGAGCGTTGACGCCCGCATCCTGGTGATCGACAACTACGACTCGTTCGCGTACAACCTCGTCCAGTACGTCGGCGAGGTCGCCGACGAGGTGATCGTCCGTCGGAACGACGCGATCGATCTCGCCGGCGTCCGCGACCTCGATCCGACGGGGATCGTCGTCTCGCCCGGACCGGGAACGCCCGAGGAGGCGGGGATCTCGATCCCGCTGTTCGCCGAGACCGAGTACCCGATCCTGGGAGTCTGTCTGGGCCATCAGGCGCTGTGTGCGGCCAACGGCGCCCCGGTCGTCCATGCGCCCGAGGTCGTCCACGGAAAGCCGTCGGTCGTCAGTCACGACGGCGACGGGATCTTCGCGGGGCTCCCGGCGGATTTCCGGGTCGGCCGGTACCACTCGCTCGCGGTCGATCGGGACGACCTGCCGGCGTCGCTCGCGGAGACGGCGCGGACGACCGACGACCGCGGCGTCCTGATGGCGGTTCGCCACCGCGAGAACCCCCACGTCGGCGTGCAGTTCCACCCCGAGAGCATCCTCACGCGGGCCCGCGACGAGGCGGCCGGCGGGGACGGCATCTCGCTCGCGCTCGGCAAGCGGATGATCGCGAACTTCTGCCGCCTGGCCGCCGACGAACGATCGGGCGGGACCGGTGGAGCGCCCCCCTTTGACCGACAGCCATGA
- a CDS encoding aminotransferase class IV, with the protein MTDTRDLLYHVDGDLVPASEATVRVDDRGFRYGDAAFETCRAYGGTIFAWDAHVDRLETTCELLSIDHDLSAADLRRRIDETLAANDLADAYVRLSITRGVQPGKLTPRSAVDPTVVVSVKPLPRGGVEGERVWDEPAIVRTVDTRRIPDEAIPAAAKTHNYLNGILARAELRGTDADEALVCDLEGNVAEGAASNVWFVRDGTLYTPTIEGPVLPGITRGIVRELASGADVPVSEGSYAIEDVLAADEAFLTNRTWELRPIASIDDIAVGGGPVTGRLSRAYDERVEDSCYR; encoded by the coding sequence ATGACCGATACCCGCGACCTCCTGTACCACGTCGACGGCGATCTCGTTCCCGCGAGCGAGGCGACCGTTCGCGTCGACGATCGGGGCTTTCGCTACGGCGACGCAGCCTTCGAGACCTGCCGAGCCTACGGCGGGACGATCTTCGCGTGGGACGCCCACGTCGATCGCCTCGAAACCACCTGCGAGTTGCTCTCGATCGATCACGACCTCTCGGCCGCCGATCTTCGGCGGCGGATCGACGAGACGCTCGCGGCGAACGACCTGGCGGACGCGTACGTCCGCCTCTCGATCACGCGCGGCGTCCAGCCGGGAAAACTCACCCCGCGCTCCGCGGTCGATCCGACGGTCGTCGTCTCCGTCAAACCGCTCCCGCGCGGCGGCGTCGAGGGTGAGCGGGTCTGGGACGAGCCGGCGATCGTCCGAACCGTCGACACCCGCAGAATCCCCGACGAGGCGATCCCGGCCGCCGCCAAGACCCACAACTACCTGAATGGGATTCTCGCGCGGGCGGAACTCCGAGGCACCGACGCGGACGAGGCGCTCGTGTGCGATCTCGAGGGCAACGTGGCCGAGGGCGCCGCGAGCAACGTCTGGTTCGTCCGCGACGGCACGCTCTACACGCCGACGATCGAGGGGCCCGTCCTGCCCGGAATCACCCGCGGGATCGTCCGCGAACTCGCGAGCGGTGCGGACGTCCCGGTCTCCGAGGGAAGCTACGCGATCGAAGACGTACTCGCGGCCGACGAGGCGTTTCTTACGAACCGGACCTGGGAACTCCGCCCGATCGCGTCGATCGACGATATCGCGGTCGGCGGCGGCCCCGTCACCGGGCGGTTGTCGCGAGCGTACGACGAACGGGTCGAGGACTCCTGCTATCGGTAG
- a CDS encoding saccharopine dehydrogenase family protein: MDSLLIYGSYGYTGRLVAREAVSRGGAPAIAGRDDEAVVRQADDLGVEGRSFDLGSADLPARIGEFDAVLNCAGPFADTAVPLVDACLETGTDYLDITGEVPVFERLRRRDEAARSAGVTLLPGVGFDVVPSDCLAAFLHEHLPSADELALGVDGALSFSRGTARTLVEQFGRGIVRQNGRLVEVPVAYRSREIDFGSGPKPAVTVPWPDVVTAAHTTGIETVEVYAAVPGRAKPVLPIADALGWLVERRPIERLVKRAIDRAFDGPDGRELATGTATVWGEVRETDTGRTARGRVRTPNPYSLTAESAVSAAERVLAGDARIRAGFQTPANAFGSEFVLDLAGTSRELVEVPSDEDRTKLERSVAEGGE; the protein is encoded by the coding sequence ATGGACTCCCTCCTCATCTACGGCTCGTACGGCTACACCGGCCGGCTGGTCGCGCGCGAAGCCGTCTCGCGGGGAGGGGCGCCGGCGATCGCGGGCCGCGACGACGAGGCGGTGGTCCGGCAGGCCGACGACCTCGGCGTCGAGGGCCGGTCGTTCGACCTCGGATCGGCCGACCTCCCGGCCCGAATCGGCGAGTTCGACGCGGTCCTGAACTGCGCCGGCCCGTTCGCGGACACCGCCGTCCCGCTGGTAGACGCCTGCCTCGAAACCGGAACGGACTACCTCGACATCACCGGCGAGGTTCCCGTCTTCGAACGGCTCCGCCGGCGCGACGAGGCGGCCCGATCGGCGGGCGTCACGCTCCTGCCCGGCGTCGGCTTCGACGTCGTCCCCTCGGACTGTCTGGCCGCGTTCCTCCACGAGCACCTGCCGTCGGCGGACGAACTCGCGTTGGGCGTCGACGGCGCGCTCTCGTTCTCCCGCGGCACGGCGCGAACGCTCGTCGAGCAGTTCGGCCGCGGCATCGTTCGCCAGAACGGCCGCCTCGTCGAGGTCCCCGTCGCCTACCGATCGCGCGAGATCGACTTCGGCTCGGGTCCGAAACCCGCCGTCACGGTCCCCTGGCCGGACGTCGTTACGGCGGCGCACACGACCGGCATCGAAACCGTCGAGGTGTACGCCGCCGTTCCCGGCCGCGCGAAGCCGGTGCTGCCGATCGCCGACGCCCTCGGCTGGCTGGTCGAGCGCCGGCCGATCGAACGCCTCGTGAAGCGGGCGATCGACCGCGCTTTCGACGGACCGGACGGGCGGGAACTGGCGACCGGTACGGCCACTGTCTGGGGAGAGGTGCGCGAAACGGATACCGGTCGAACGGCCCGCGGCCGAGTCCGAACGCCCAACCCGTACTCGCTGACCGCGGAATCCGCGGTGAGCGCCGCCGAGCGCGTTCTCGCGGGTGACGCGCGGATTCGGGCGGGGTTCCAGACCCCGGCGAACGCCTTCGGTTCCGAATTCGTGCTGGATCTCGCCGGGACGAGTCGCGAACTCGTCGAGGTTCCCTCGGACGAGGATCGAACGAAACTGGAGCGATCGGTCGCCGAGGGCGGCGAGTGA
- a CDS encoding Rieske (2Fe-2S) protein: MATAEPIASLADVPEESTVCVRVADETGDEREAILVRTRGEDDGSDEVACWLNYCRHLTHIKLDKGSGAPMRDGELVCANHGAYFDCESGECTFGPCEGAYLTAVEITVDDGDVYLTDDGYEFVGPGPIETDEIDRTSTSNVEF, translated from the coding sequence ATGGCGACCGCAGAGCCGATCGCATCGCTGGCGGACGTTCCGGAGGAGTCGACGGTTTGCGTTCGCGTCGCGGACGAGACGGGCGACGAGCGGGAGGCGATCCTCGTCAGGACCCGCGGAGAAGACGACGGATCCGACGAGGTCGCCTGCTGGTTGAACTACTGTCGGCACCTCACTCACATCAAACTGGACAAGGGTTCGGGGGCGCCGATGCGAGACGGGGAACTCGTCTGTGCGAACCACGGCGCCTACTTCGACTGCGAGTCCGGCGAGTGTACCTTCGGGCCGTGCGAGGGCGCGTATCTGACGGCGGTCGAGATCACCGTCGACGACGGCGACGTGTACCTGACCGACGACGGCTACGAGTTCGTCGGCCCCGGTCCGATCGAGACGGACGAGATCGATCGGACGTCGACCTCGAACGTCGAATTCTAG
- a CDS encoding DUF7344 domain-containing protein, with translation MTATSHPESDCVDFVLAVLDWLDGREVSTGTVDEAFSLLGEQRRRLLLDVMATYGEELTLPDVAEEVAVRETGRNVTDLSAEEVADVYISLYHDHLPRLVDTGLLAYDQERDLVRPAAVRDF, from the coding sequence ATGACTGCCACGTCCCATCCCGAGTCCGACTGTGTCGATTTCGTGTTGGCGGTCCTCGATTGGCTCGACGGCCGCGAGGTCTCGACCGGCACGGTCGACGAGGCGTTCTCACTCCTCGGCGAGCAGCGCCGCCGGCTGTTGCTCGATGTGATGGCGACCTACGGCGAGGAGCTGACGCTCCCCGACGTCGCCGAAGAGGTCGCCGTTCGAGAAACCGGGCGCAACGTGACCGACCTCTCCGCCGAAGAGGTCGCCGACGTCTACATCTCGCTGTACCACGACCACCTCCCGAGGCTGGTCGACACCGGGCTCCTCGCGTACGACCAGGAGCGCGACCTCGTCCGTCCCGCCGCCGTTCGCGACTTCTAG
- a CDS encoding transcriptional regulator has product MREADRTTRQRLADALRAEPATPSELAAQFDLTPNAVLGHVEHISRSLDRSDERFLVAPPTCRDCGFDDFDDLLNLPSRCPGCKSEAVTEPTFTIE; this is encoded by the coding sequence ATGCGAGAGGCCGACCGAACGACCCGGCAGCGACTCGCCGACGCTCTCCGCGCCGAACCGGCAACGCCGAGCGAACTGGCCGCGCAGTTCGATCTGACGCCGAACGCGGTACTCGGCCACGTCGAGCACATCTCGCGCTCGCTCGATCGATCGGACGAACGGTTTCTCGTGGCGCCGCCGACCTGCCGGGACTGTGGCTTCGACGACTTCGACGACCTGCTGAACCTGCCCTCCCGGTGTCCCGGCTGCAAAAGCGAGGCCGTGACCGAACCGACGTTCACGATCGAGTGA
- a CDS encoding sugar phosphate nucleotidyltransferase has translation MKAVVLAGGYATRMWPITKHRPKMFLPIGDSTVVDRIFAELEADERIDDVYVSTNERFASDFEAHLADSEFEKPKLSVEDTSEENEKFGVVGALAQLIDRENVDDELLVIAGDNLISFAISDFLDYFEATEAPTLAAYDVGSREKARSYGLVDLEGDRVVDFQEKPENPKSTLVSIACYAFPRESLSLLPTYLEEGNNPDEPGWFVQWLQNREATYAYTFEGAWFDIGTPESYLDAVAWHLDGDSLIAESASLEDATVGDNVHVMADVTLENTNLDRAVIFPEATVRNADIRRSIIDEGTYLEDLDLASALIGAHTTITNGSP, from the coding sequence ATGAAGGCCGTGGTCCTTGCCGGCGGATACGCGACGCGGATGTGGCCGATCACGAAACACCGACCCAAGATGTTCCTCCCGATCGGCGACTCGACCGTCGTCGATCGTATCTTCGCCGAGCTCGAAGCCGACGAGCGGATCGACGACGTGTACGTGAGCACGAACGAACGGTTCGCGAGCGACTTCGAGGCTCACCTCGCCGACAGCGAGTTCGAAAAGCCGAAACTGTCCGTCGAGGACACGAGCGAAGAGAACGAGAAGTTCGGCGTCGTCGGCGCGCTCGCCCAATTGATCGATCGAGAGAACGTCGACGACGAGCTGCTGGTGATCGCCGGCGACAACCTGATCAGCTTCGCCATCTCCGACTTCCTCGACTACTTCGAGGCGACGGAGGCGCCGACGCTCGCCGCCTACGACGTCGGCTCCCGGGAGAAGGCGAGATCGTACGGCCTCGTCGATCTCGAGGGCGATCGGGTCGTCGACTTCCAGGAAAAGCCCGAGAACCCAAAGAGCACGCTGGTCTCGATCGCCTGTTATGCCTTTCCACGGGAATCGCTCTCCCTGCTGCCGACCTACCTCGAGGAGGGCAACAATCCCGACGAACCCGGCTGGTTCGTCCAGTGGCTCCAGAACCGGGAGGCGACCTACGCCTACACGTTCGAGGGCGCCTGGTTCGACATCGGCACCCCCGAGAGCTACCTCGACGCCGTCGCGTGGCACCTGGACGGCGACTCGCTGATCGCCGAATCCGCGAGCCTCGAGGACGCGACGGTCGGCGACAACGTCCACGTGATGGCGGACGTCACCCTGGAGAACACGAACCTCGACCGCGCGGTGATCTTCCCCGAGGCGACGGTCCGAAACGCCGACATTCGCCGTTCGATCATCGACGAGGGGACCTACCTGGAGGATCTGGACCTCGCGAGCGCACTCATCGGCGCACACACGACGATCACGAACGGCTCGCCCTGA
- a CDS encoding DUF892 family protein: protein MIDHDRDLFIRELRDLYHIERELEELQAELAESATGEEVEEFYLGHGETTTDQIGRLETLFDAIEAEIEPGTIENAALDGLRTERDALVADIDDPVLGDLVETELGRAIERLEITKVETLLELADRMELPNEVIEQLETTKTEMETGLERATELTVI, encoded by the coding sequence ATGATCGACCACGATCGCGACCTGTTCATCCGGGAGCTTCGGGACCTCTACCACATCGAACGCGAACTCGAGGAGTTGCAGGCCGAGTTGGCCGAGTCCGCGACCGGCGAAGAAGTCGAGGAGTTCTACCTCGGACACGGCGAGACCACGACTGATCAGATCGGACGCCTCGAGACGCTGTTCGACGCGATCGAGGCCGAGATCGAACCCGGGACGATCGAGAATGCGGCGCTCGACGGCCTTCGGACGGAACGCGACGCGCTCGTCGCCGACATCGACGATCCGGTGCTCGGCGACCTCGTGGAGACGGAACTCGGGCGGGCGATCGAACGCCTCGAGATCACGAAAGTCGAGACGCTGCTCGAACTCGCCGATCGGATGGAGCTCCCGAACGAGGTGATCGAGCAACTGGAGACGACGAAGACGGAGATGGAGACCGGGCTCGAACGGGCGACGGAACTGACGGTGATCTAG
- a CDS encoding diphthine--ammonia ligase, whose product MSETDGAWISLFSGGKDSSWALYRALERGLDVRRLVTVHPTGDSYMYHVPATELASLAAESVGIPLVDVEPDDFDAESAVDAGAQGDVELEPLEAALRKLDDDLEGGIAGVTAGAIESKYQTSRIEGMCDRLGCDLFAPLWREDPRTLADAMLDAGFEIQIIRVAARGLDESWLGRSLDREAIADLERLNEEYGVHILGEGGEFETLVVDGPHMDRAIELEYEPGWEGTRGTIRITDAQLA is encoded by the coding sequence ATGAGCGAGACGGACGGCGCGTGGATCAGCCTCTTCTCCGGCGGCAAGGACTCCTCGTGGGCGCTCTATCGGGCGCTCGAGCGCGGACTAGACGTGCGACGACTGGTCACGGTCCACCCGACCGGCGACTCGTACATGTACCACGTCCCGGCGACGGAACTGGCGTCGCTGGCGGCCGAGAGCGTCGGCATTCCGCTGGTCGACGTCGAACCGGACGATTTCGACGCCGAGTCCGCGGTCGACGCCGGCGCGCAGGGCGACGTCGAACTCGAACCGCTCGAAGCCGCGCTCCGGAAGTTGGACGACGACCTTGAGGGTGGCATCGCCGGCGTCACCGCTGGTGCCATCGAGAGCAAGTACCAGACGAGCCGGATCGAAGGCATGTGCGATCGGCTCGGCTGCGACCTGTTCGCGCCGCTGTGGCGGGAAGATCCTCGGACCCTCGCCGACGCCATGCTCGACGCGGGCTTCGAGATACAAATCATCAGGGTCGCGGCCCGCGGCCTCGACGAGTCCTGGCTCGGTCGATCGCTCGATCGCGAGGCGATCGCCGACCTCGAGCGGCTCAACGAGGAGTACGGGGTCCACATCCTCGGGGAGGGCGGGGAGTTCGAAACCCTGGTGGTGGACGGACCGCACATGGACCGGGCGATCGAATTGGAGTACGAACCCGGATGGGAGGGGACCCGCGGGACGATCCGCATTACGGACGCGCAGTTGGCGTAG